From a region of the Acanthochromis polyacanthus isolate Apoly-LR-REF ecotype Palm Island chromosome 3, KAUST_Apoly_ChrSc, whole genome shotgun sequence genome:
- the LOC127533456 gene encoding tripartite motif-containing protein 29-like, protein MKIFCRTDQQCICYLCSLDEHKGHDTVSAAAEWNNKQQVVGMNQQKIQQRIQDREKDVRMLQQEVDAINQSADKAVTNSEETFKDLIRLIEKRISDVKQQIRSKQTDEVRKVRDLEEKLKQELVELRRRSSELEQLSQTEDHIQFLHNYPLMSNVSESTKPADITSVHHLQYFDDVTVAVSKTRDKLQDILKEDWIKTSPRPKDVSGLRTELRNLMDVNPFPTLPPAEPKTRAEFL, encoded by the coding sequence ATGAAGATTTTCTGCCGCACTGATCAGCAGTGTATCTGTTATCTCTGCTCCTTGGATGAACATAAAGGCCACGACAcagtttcagctgcagcagaatggAACAACAAGCAACAAGTTGTTGGGATGAATCAACAGAAGatccagcagagaatccaggacagagagaaagatgtgAGGATGCTTCAGCAGGAGGTGGATGCCATCAATCAGTCTGCTGACAAAGCTGTAACCAACAGTGAGGAGACCTTCAAAGATCTCATCCGTCTCATTGAGAAAAGAATCTCTGATGTgaagcagcagatcagatcGAAGCAGACAGATGAGGTGAGAAAAGTCAGAGATCTTGAGGAGAAGTTGAAGCAGGAGCTTGTTGAGTTGAGAAGGAGAAGCTCTGAGCTGGAGCAGCTCTCACAAACAGAAGACCACATCCAGTTTCTGCACAATTATCCTCTAATGTCAAATGTCAGTGAATCCACAAAGCCAGCCGACATCACCAGTGTTCACCATCTGCAATACTTTGATGACGTTACAGTGGCTGTGTCAAAGACCAGAGATAAACTACAGGATATTCTGAAAGAAGACTGGATCAAGACCTCACCAAGACCAAAGGATGTTTCAGGATTGAGAACTGAGTTGAGGAACTTGATGGATGTTAACCCATTTCCGACCCTGCCACCAGCAGAACCAAAGACCAGAGCTGAGTTCCTCTAG